In Homo sapiens chromosome 11, GRCh38.p14 Primary Assembly, one DNA window encodes the following:
- the NRGN gene encoding neurogranin, whose product MDCCTENACSKPDDDILDIPLDDPGANAAAAKIQASFRGHMARKKIKSGERGRKGPGPGGPGGAGVARGGAGGGPSGD is encoded by the exons ATGGACTGCTGCACC GAGAACGCCTGCTCCAAGCCGGACGACGACATTCTAGACATCCCGCTGGACGATCCCGGCGCCAACGCGGCCGCCGCCAAAATCCAGGCGAGTTTTCGGGGCCACATGGCGCGGAAGAAGATAAAGAGCGGAGAGCGCGGCCGGAAGGGCCCGGGCCCTGGGGGGCCTGGCGGAGCTGGGGTGGCCCGGGGAGGCGCGGGCGGCGGCCCCAGCGGAGACTAG